The DNA sequence ATTTTATAGTCAACAGCGACTGTATGTCCAAAGTCTCAATagtcaaagacaaaaaaagtccACAGTGGTTTTCAGTGGTCTAGGTCATTCTCGCTCTTCACAGGGGCGAAAATGAGGCCTTCAATGTTCTCTAGATCTGCTGGATAGGCCTGATTCTCATTCACCATCTGACTGAAGTGTGCGTCATTTATAGACGCCATGTTTATCATAGTTTGGTTGACATTTGAGTTTGTATCTGTGCCTTCAAAACTGAAGTTGAAATCAGGATTTAAAAGGATCTGATTTAAAATCTGCTCTGAACCTGGCTGAATCAAGCACTGGGAAATGCCTTGGATGAAGGTTTCCAAAGTCTCTGGGTCCATGCTAACACAACCGTCCTCTTGTTTAAAGTCTTCATTATAATGAATTTCCTCCATGCCCTGGGATTGCATGTGGATGCCTCCGTCCGGAACAGTGATTGGCATGGAAGCATTGGGAAGGTTACAATCGGGAAGAGTGTAGAATGGGTCAAAATGCTGTGGCATGCTGGGCTCGTTCACGATGATGTCTTGACCTGAGGAAGCAGGGAAGATAAAACACTGATGTAGTCAACAAAGTTTCAGAGAATGATATTAAGCTATCTgttctctttcaaaaacatcctTACTTTGAGGAACGCTGCACGGCTCGCTGAACGCCACGtcagattttattttcctcttgCGGTTCACTCCGTAGGGATCTGCAGATCAAAAGTGCAAATCAAATTAACCTCCCTTCAGTGTTATAGGGTGACATGAGCATGTGATGGCACTGGCTAAAATGGCAGAGATTATAAAATAATCGTTTGTTTAAGATAGACAATAGAAGACCTTTTATGAAGCATTAGTTTCCTCATGCATACTTTCAGTTTAAACTAGCATAATGCTGCCTATTTATAAATCCCCTTGAATAACTGGCACGGTGACACACCTACTTTTGCAATATTTTAGAAACTAGACAGAGAGGAGGTGATTCATTTCTCAATCTGAGGCCTTTGGCTTCAGTTATCCATCCTACTGGTCTGCTTTTGTATGCTACTACTTGTAAACAAGCAACCTAAAAGCCCCACATAACGAACATTTTTAGGACTTTCGAAAATCTTTTTACTGCTTGTAAATCTTTCAAAAAAACTCAGCTAAAATCTCAATACagtaatgcaaaaaaacaaaacaacaacaacataccgttcaaaagcttgcgatcagtaagttttttttttttactaaaatcagttttttactaaaatactaaaattcagaaaggattcattaaattgatcaaaaatgatagtttcttgagcaacaaatcagcatattagaatgatttctgaaggatcatgcgacactaaagactggagtaatgatgctgaaaattcagctttgccgtcacaggaataaattacattttaaaatagaaaacagttattttaaacagttatttatttttactgcattttgatcaaataaatgcagccttggtgagcaaaagagacttctctcaaaaatcttaccgaccccaaacttttgaacagtagtgtatatattttggTAGAATTTGTAATACTTCTTATATTTGTTTATCttaataaaagaagaaaaatgtctacagatttaatttaaatagtCATCCATTCATTCTCTAAACCACTTATGCTCTGTAGAGTCGCAGGGATGCTGGAGCCTATCCCAGTGTCTTTAACAGgataacattaatttaataataatatttttatcttttgatTTTGAGAATAAATTCCTCACAACATTCACCCATGTCTGATAACTCACCTGCGTTGTCTGGAACATAGGTGAACTTGACAGGCTCGCTGTCCATCCGGTCAGACATGCGGCGTAGACACACGTTGACCTCCACCTCTTCAGATATATTCTGCTCCCTGAATGGTGGAGACTTGAAGACAATGGCGATTTGTCTGTGGACATCAGTCTGAGCAAACTCAGCCTTGCCCTCCCAGTCCTCCGTGCTGAAGATTATCTCAATGTCATCTATGGAGGTTTCCAGGTATACAAATTAGTCCTTTTAGTCCAACAGTTTTGTAAAAATAGCATCAAGTGAGATGTAATAGGAATTTGAGCAATTCAATGTGCCTTTCAAGTTCAGTTACCTTTCTGCACTTTGTCACAGAGCATGTAAATTTCAGTTTTGCCTGTGCAGGGGCCTCTGACCACATTAAGGCGATTGATTTTCAGCTCTGCTGTTGTGGTCGCCTCTAATCGgtcaaataaaaacaacacaaacattaTCTGCCAGGAAACTAAGTAATTAGGTAGAGTATGATTTTGGCCTAACATATATCATGCTCTTACTCTTGTCGTAGATGGGGTTGGAAACCACAGGGGCAAGGGGGATCCTGTCTCCGTCCTTTCGTTCCAGCTCACACTGGAAACACAATCTCACCACGTTCATATCCATGTCCTCAATGCTCTTAGAGTGGCCCGCTGGGGgagaacaagacaaaaacattcAACAGTTCAAAAATTACGTTTTAGTCATataacatcagttaatggaaATGCTGTCATTtcacaatagttttttttatctacatttagaaaatattgcaAAACTATTGcacaaatctgtaatggaaacccAGCTAGCGAGTCTGCAAAATCATTCAACAACTCACTGTTAAAAGGATCAATTTTCTTATTCCTCCTCTTCTGCAGTGAGGCATCAAGTTCCTTTCTCCGCACACACTGGATGCCCAGATTGGCAAAGCTGGAAAACACCAACATACTCAGGCAggaaataacatttttacacTCACATTCTGCTAAGCATGCAGTCCCATGTCACCCAAGACATTGGGGTTAACAAAAATATACCTGTGTTGACGAGTACTGTGGGGATTGATGTGGATGACACAGATGCCATCTGAACAGTCTTTCCCAACCAAGCAGTGTGGGTGTGGGCGGTACGGGATGTCCTTTGTCACAAGAGACACGGTGACCATCACTTTCTTGATATTATCAATGGGGCCttgaatctaaaaaaaaaaaaaaaaaaaaaaaaaggtaaaaagatGAAATATAAAGTTTTACTTTTGCTTTCAGAACACTGCTTGCATTGTTGGCACAGGCTCCTTTGGTGAAAGTACCCATGTATGGACATTTGTCAATGGCAAAAATGACTGGTGATTATGTTTATTTGTGTGGTTTAAAGGTAATTCCCTCCATCAGAGCCCACGCATTGTACACCTCTCCAGGAAGCTTTCATTTTTAACTGCAATGACAAGTTTAACTTGATTTCACATACACCACCACAAACCATATGGGGGAAGCCCCACTGTCTTGGGATAGTCGGTGCATTCCAGACGCACCCACTAAATCAACTAAGGTGCTTAATTTCAAATTCATGTAAATGGAAAAATATGAATGGACAATGGAAATTAAATGAGACGTTCACAAGGTCTAACTGATGATAACTGATGATTACTTATTTAACtcctaaaaatacaattatcAGCTCATTCATTAGCACCTTTGCCAAAAGTTCTTCCTTTGACTTACTTCAATAGCAGGCAGGGTTTTGCTGGAGTCAGTGCTGGAGGCTCCAAGGATGCTGCCCGCCGATCGTCCTTCACACTCATAGCGAAATCGCATGCCACGCTCCTTTGGCTGCTCCACAACCACCAGCTCTGGCTTTTCCAGGAAGCGCTCCAGATGTTCTGTTCCAGACTGCTGAGGATGAAGACACTGGGGCACTAATGATGCCTGTCCACGTCGCTGAGATGACCCTTTGTGGCCTCGCATGGGATGCATTGATGCCATACCATCAGTCTGCGCGTTTGGAGTCTGGTCAAAGCTGTATGTCTGTGAAAAGAGAGATGCAAACTAAATTTTTGCATTTGAAGAAAATGAATCGCGCTTCTCCGGACAAAAGGTATTCTAAGTGGTTGCCAGGACATTGCTATAAggtttctgaatgtttttttagcAAGTTACTAGGATGTCCGGAAAGGTTGCCAGTTTTTTTGCCATATGACTAAAGTGTTCTGTGTAGTTTTTATCACGTCACTATGGGTTACTAGGATTttatgggtggttgccagggtgttactatgcaggtgttctgagtggttttagGCACCTGCTTACAAGgcaagggtgttgctatgtggttgctaatgtGTTCTAAACCATTTCTAACAGATTAAAGGCTTcatcacaccaagaacaataactataaagataactataatggTAATTTTattagcagtgttggggaaagttactttgaaaagtaatgcattacaatatcgCGTTACTCCCTTAAAATGTAactgttacattacttttgcagtacttttttaaataacaaataagttctatttttgggcatttttgaagaatagtgaatctgtttttgtgcaagtgagatgagtaaatgcctgttcacatttagtctagaactacaaaaattgtaatgtttacACACAATGCCTCTGCATTTACTGACTTTTCTTAGCATGGGGACAaaagagctgtcagtcaatacatgggacaactaagtaacttgtgttacttacttgaagtaactcagatattttgttgtagattttaatgcgttactttactagttacttgaaaaaagtaatctgattacataactcgagttacttgtaatgcattacaccaAACACTGTttattagtgtccacaccaaTGCATGATTACACTGATTATTGTAAGAATGCAATGAAGTTTTGTCATCTGACGCTTTAAATGCTCTTTAAATTCGGGtgtattctgattggctgtaaaAGTTTTTATATGTCATCA is a window from the Ctenopharyngodon idella isolate HZGC_01 chromosome 15, HZGC01, whole genome shotgun sequence genome containing:
- the relb gene encoding transcription factor RelB isoform X2; this translates as MKDMSIQNGTAENGDLINEYLLEKTTKGPSQPTLPGPPPPPPEDQDIQPVDPPSRSRRTAPVLVSRGAAPHTNLSAVKLKSTTYSFDQTPNAQTDGMASMHPMRGHKGSSQRRGQASLVPQCLHPQQSGTEHLERFLEKPELVVVEQPKERGMRFRYECEGRSAGSILGASSTDSSKTLPAIEIQGPIDNIKKVMVTVSLVTKDIPYRPHPHCLVGKDCSDGICVIHINPHSTRQHSFANLGIQCVRRKELDASLQKRRNKKIDPFNTGHSKSIEDMDMNVVRLCFQCELERKDGDRIPLAPVVSNPIYDKKATTTAELKINRLNVVRGPCTGKTEIYMLCDKVQKDDIEIIFSTEDWEGKAEFAQTDVHRQIAIVFKSPPFREQNISEEVEVNVCLRRMSDRMDSEPVKFTYVPDNADPYGVNRKRKIKSDVAFSEPCSVPQSQDIIVNEPSMPQHFDPFYTLPDCNLPNASMPITVPDGGIHMQSQGMEEIHYNEDFKQEDGCVSMDPETLETFIQGISQCLIQPGSEQILNQILLNPDFNFSFEGTDTNSNVNQTMINMASINDAHFSQMVNENQAYPADLENIEGLIFAPVKSENDLDH
- the relb gene encoding transcription factor RelB isoform X1; this translates as MKDMSIQNGTAENGALDLDLINEYLLEKTTKGPSQPTLPGPPPPPPEDQDIQPVDPPSRSRRTAPVLVSRGAAPHTNLSAVKLKSTTYSFDQTPNAQTDGMASMHPMRGHKGSSQRRGQASLVPQCLHPQQSGTEHLERFLEKPELVVVEQPKERGMRFRYECEGRSAGSILGASSTDSSKTLPAIEIQGPIDNIKKVMVTVSLVTKDIPYRPHPHCLVGKDCSDGICVIHINPHSTRQHSFANLGIQCVRRKELDASLQKRRNKKIDPFNTGHSKSIEDMDMNVVRLCFQCELERKDGDRIPLAPVVSNPIYDKKATTTAELKINRLNVVRGPCTGKTEIYMLCDKVQKDDIEIIFSTEDWEGKAEFAQTDVHRQIAIVFKSPPFREQNISEEVEVNVCLRRMSDRMDSEPVKFTYVPDNADPYGVNRKRKIKSDVAFSEPCSVPQSQDIIVNEPSMPQHFDPFYTLPDCNLPNASMPITVPDGGIHMQSQGMEEIHYNEDFKQEDGCVSMDPETLETFIQGISQCLIQPGSEQILNQILLNPDFNFSFEGTDTNSNVNQTMINMASINDAHFSQMVNENQAYPADLENIEGLIFAPVKSENDLDH